Part of the Terrisporobacter glycolicus ATCC 14880 = DSM 1288 genome is shown below.
TCCACAATTCAAACACATTCCACCGTTTCCATAGGTTGCTATATCTTCAAAAGATAATCTTTCATCTGCTAAAACTCTTGGTAATACTAAATCAAATATAGTTCTTTTTGAATACATGGCACAGCTTGGAACTCCAAGAATAGGTGTATCTTTATAGTATGCTAATAAAAACATAGCTCCTGGAAGTACTGGCGCACCATAAGTTACTATTTCACCATTACAATCTTTTATAGCTGAAGGTGTAACGTCATCAGGATCAACTGACATTCCGCCAGTACAAATTATCATGTCGGCTTTTTCTTCATCTATTGATTTCAAAATATTTGTTCTTATCATATCTTTATCATCAGGTAAAATAACTTGTTTTACAATCTCTCCACCATAATATTCTAGCTTTTCTTTCATTACAGGTAAAAAAGCATCTTTTATTCTGCCTTTATAAATCTCATTTCCTGTAGTTATAAGAACTGCTTTCTTAGGCTTTATTTCTTTTACACTTATTATTTTTTCTTTTATTAATTTTTCAGCTTCTATTATTTTTTCTTCATTTATTACCAAGGGAATAACTCTAGTTGCTCCTATTTTTTCACCAACTTTAACCGGAGTATTGTTGTGCATTGTAGATACTATTATTTCACCTAACATATTTAACTTTAAAAGTGAGTTCTTGTTTATCTTTAATACCCCTTGTTTCGCAGAAAAGAAATCTATTTTACCTTCTTTTATTTCTTCTGATATACAGCATCCTTCACCCAAAACTAAATCTTTTATTCTTGTTGCTGCATCATTTTCATGAAGCTCGTCTTCTTTTGGTTCCCAAACATATATATGTTC
Proteins encoded:
- a CDS encoding molybdopterin-binding protein; translation: MKQIKIEDAIGCILSHDVTKIVPGEFKGRLFKKGHVIKKEDIPKLLDIGKEHIYVWEPKEDELHENDAATRIKDLVLGEGCCISEEIKEGKIDFFSAKQGVLKINKNSLLKLNMLGEIIVSTMHNNTPVKVGEKIGATRVIPLVINEEKIIEAEKLIKEKIISVKEIKPKKAVLITTGNEIYKGRIKDAFLPVMKEKLEYYGGEIVKQVILPDDKDMIRTNILKSIDEEKADMIICTGGMSVDPDDVTPSAIKDCNGEIVTYGAPVLPGAMFLLAYYKDTPILGVPSCAMYSKRTIFDLVLPRVLADERLSFEDIATYGNGGMCLNCGVCTFPHCSFGK